One Microcebus murinus isolate Inina chromosome 10, M.murinus_Inina_mat1.0, whole genome shotgun sequence DNA segment encodes these proteins:
- the CD9 gene encoding CD9 antigen: protein MPVKGGTKCIKYLLFGFNFIFWLAGIAVLAIGLWLRFDSQTKSIFEQETNNNNSSFYTGVYILIGAGALMMLVGFLGCCGAVQESQCMLGLFFGFLLVIFAIEIAAAVWGYSHKDEVIKDIQEMYEDTYNKLKSKEGPQRETLKAIHYALNCCGLAGGVEQFISDICPKKDILDSLTVKPCPAAIRDVFENKFHIIGAVGIGIAVVMIFGMIFSMILCCAIRRSREMV, encoded by the exons CTTGCGGGGATTGCAGTCCTTGCCATTGGACTATGGCTCCGATTCGACTCTCAGACCAAGAGCATCTTCGAGCAAGAAACTAACAATAACAATTCCAGCTTCTACACAG GAGTTTATATCCTGATCGGAGCCGGCGCCCTCATGatgctggtgggcttcctgggCTGCTGCGGCGCTGTGCAGGAGTCCCAGTGCATGCTGGGCTTG TTCTTCGGCTTCCTCTTGGTGATATTTGCCATTGAGATAGCCGCGGCCGTCTGGGGATATTCCCACAAAGACGAG GTGATTAAGGACATCCAGGAAATGTACGAGGACACCTACAACAAGCTGAAATCCAAGGAAGGGCCCCAGCGGGAGACGCTGAAAGCCATCCACTACGCG TTGAACTGCTGCGGTTTGGCTGGGGGTGTGGAGCAGTTTATCTCGGACATCTGCCCCAAAAAGGACATCCTCGACAGCCTCACCGTGAAG CCCTGCCCGGCGGCCATCAGAGATGTCTTCGAGAACAAGTTCCACATCATCGGCGCGGTGGGCATCGGCATTGCCGTGGTGATG ATCTTTGGCATGATCTTCAGCATGATCCTGTGCTGTGCTATCCGCAGAAGCCGAGAGATGGTCTAG